The Stigmatella aurantiaca genomic sequence CTGAAAGCCGGGTATCTCCGGGGGCAGCAGGTGCCCCACGCGGGTGTCCACCCGCTGCACCCGGTGGAAGGTCTTCTCCTTCCACTGCGTGCCGCCGAAGAGCTGCAGCGCGCCGTCGTCGAGCCACTGCTCCAGCACCACCTCGTCGCGCTCTCCCGGACGCGTGGAGGTGACGAACTGGATGAGGGCCCGCTCGCCCAGGGAGAGCGAGGCCACCGGCCCCGGCTCGAAGTCCTTGTGCTCGCCCACGCGCGCGGTGTCCACCCAGCGTCCGTCCTCCAGCCGGTTGCCGTAGAAGTTCACCAGGCAGGTGTTGAGGTGCCAGCCCTGCGGCATGTCCGGTCCCCGGAACATGCGGCGCGCCAGCTCCTCCACCTTCTTCACCTGGCGCTGGAGCACCGCGGGGAACGGCTCCGCCTGCACGCACCGGTTCATCACCCCCTTGGGGGGCCGGTAGTAGTCGAGGCACGCGAACTGCCAGTTGCCCAGCCAGTACACGGGGCGCAGGAGCCGCCGCTGGCTCTGGCCGGGCGGCGGTGGGAAGTGCTTCGAGTAGCGCTCCTCCCACAGGGGCTTCAGGCTCCCCAGCCAGGTGAGGATTTCTGCGCGGTCCGCCGCGGACAGGAAGCTCGCGTTGTAGTGGTGGCCTGGCGTGCGGTGGCGGGACCGGGCGGCCAGCGAGGGGCCCCGGCGGGGGGGAGGTGCCATGTCACGTGCCAGTACCACACCCGGCCCCGAGGTGGGCAGCGCCCGCGTTTTCACTGCCAGGCAAGCAGGCGTGTGGCACACTGCCCCGCACCATTCGACTCCTCTTCTCCATCGTCTTCTGGTCGTTCTTCGTGCTCTCCAGCCTGGGGTTCTACCTGGGCGCGCTGGTGCTCTGGGTGATGACGCTCCCGTTCGACCGGAACGGGCGGATCCTCCACCTGTACTCGTGCTTCTGGGCCCAGCTCTACATCTACGCGAACCCGCTCTGGAGCTGCCGGGTGGAGGGCCGCGAGCACCTGCCGTGGCGAGGGGCCGCGGTGCTGGTGGCCAACCACGAGTCGCTGGGCGACATCCTCGTGCTGTTCGGCCTCTACCGGCCCTTCAAGTGGGTG encodes the following:
- a CDS encoding alpha-ketoglutarate-dependent dioxygenase AlkB, which encodes MAPPPRRGPSLAARSRHRTPGHHYNASFLSAADRAEILTWLGSLKPLWEERYSKHFPPPPGQSQRRLLRPVYWLGNWQFACLDYYRPPKGVMNRCVQAEPFPAVLQRQVKKVEELARRMFRGPDMPQGWHLNTCLVNFYGNRLEDGRWVDTARVGEHKDFEPGPVASLSLGERALIQFVTSTRPGERDEVVLEQWLDDGALQLFGGTQWKEKTFHRVQRVDTRVGHLLPPEIPGFQTRRVNFTFRYVPDEHVIPFARLSPEAREDVTPYVRTLAEGSTFFRKELEREASGT